A part of Apteryx mantelli isolate bAptMan1 unplaced genomic scaffold, bAptMan1.hap1 HAP1_SCAFFOLD_416, whole genome shotgun sequence genomic DNA contains:
- the LOC136996572 gene encoding calphotin-like — translation PEAAHGKTPPRPHEPQPGPAPAAAARRHSRRAPPKPKVEKAEILQKTVQFLRAQPPSEPSATAELFLRRYRSGYRNAWPAPPASSRPPAPRTPAPRTPPGPPAHPRAAPDWPRPRRGPAPPVPSPPVTPLTGPVTPVTGLRWGLGPGPRAAPGAATAPVAPETAPIALATTPGALAMALVAPETTPLAPVTAVTGLLWGLLTGLTAAMAPVAPAMAPVALETALVTPATTPGALETAPVALEMALLAPVTMVTGLVSGLLAGLTTAMAPVAPVMAPVAPAMAPGAPETAPVTLETARVAPATAPVTTVPACSRAYSQA, via the exons CTCCTGAAGCCGCTCATGGAAAAACGCCGCCGCGACCGCATGAACCGCAGCCTGGACCGGCTCCGGCTGCTGCTGCTCGCCGCCACTCGCGACGAG CGCCTCCGAAACCCAAGGTGGAGAAGGCTGAGATCCTGCAGAAGACAGTGCAGTTCCTGCGGGCGCAGCCCCCCTCAg AGCCCTCGGCGACGGCGGAGCTGTTCCTGCGGCGCTACCGCAGCGGCTACCGGAATGCctggcccgcgccgcccgcttcCTCCAGGCCGCCGGCCCCACGGACGCCGGCCCCACGgacgccccccggcccccccgctcaTCCCCGGGCCGCTCCGgactggccccgcccccgccgcgggccggctCCGCCTGTCCCGTCTCCCCCGGTTACCCCGCTTACGGGCCCGGTTACCCCGGTTACGGGCCTACGCTGGGGCCTAGGCCCAGGCCCGAGGGCGGCCCCGGGTGCGGCAACGGCCCCCGTTGCCCCGGAGACGGCCCCCATTGCCCTGGCGACAACCCCCGGCGCCCTGGCGATGGCCTTGGTTGCCCCGGAGACGACCCCGCTTGCCCCGGTTACCGCGGTCACAGGCCTGCTCTGGGGTCTACTCACAGGCCTGACAGCCGCAATGGCCCCCGTTGCCCCGGCGATGGCGCCGGTTGCCCTGGAGACGGCCCTGGTTACCCCGGCAACAACCCCCGGTGCCCTAGAGACAGCCCCGGTTGCCCTGGAGATGGCCCTGCTTGCCCCGGTTACCATGGTTACAGGCCTGGTCTCGGGCTTGCTCGCAGGCCTGACAACGGCTATGGCCCCCGTTGCCCCGGTGATGGCTCCGGTTGCCCCGGCGATGGCCCCCGGTGCTCCGGAGACAGCCCCGGTTACCCTGGAGACAGCCCGGGTTGCCCCGGCGACAGCCCCAGTTACCACGGTACCGGCCTGCTCTCGGGCCTACTCACAGGCCTGA